A portion of the Cryptomeria japonica chromosome 5, Sugi_1.0, whole genome shotgun sequence genome contains these proteins:
- the LOC131875936 gene encoding uncharacterized protein LOC131875936 — MTKDKVEKIKFSKFCESYGSSSDGASGGVATLWNTKFIHGTPIRHDSNHVATLFKHSRDGFSWILSNVHAPNNKVCRRKLWLKLSSFHSCCPNTPWLIMGDFNTPLTDVEKFGGSQIQIDNKLDLADFIDSQGLVDLDLSGASFTWSNRGVGTDLIQVRIDKALIFVDWIQHYICSLNSMLRIGSDHLPICLMLEPKNGP; from the coding sequence atgactaaAGATAAGGTGGAGAAAATTAAGTTCTCTAAATTTTGTGAATCTTATGGGAGCAGCTCTGATGGGGCTTCTGGAGGAGTTGCTACCCTCTGGAATACCAAGTTTATTCATGGCACTCCTATCCGTCATGATAGTAACCATGTTGCTACTTTGTTTAAACATTCAAGGGATGGGTTCTCTTGGATTTTGTCCAATGTGCATGCTCCTAATAATAAAGTTTGCAGGAGGAAATTATGGCTAAAGCTCTCTTCTTTTCATAGTTGTTGTCCCAATACTCCCTGGCTTATtatgggggattttaatacccctctTACGGATGTTGAGAAATTTGGGGGATCCCAGATACAGATTGACAACAAATTGGACTTAGCTGACTTCATTGATAGTCAAGGTCTGGTTGACTTGGATTTATCTGGAGCTTCTTTCACTTGGTCCAATCGTGGTGTTGGTACTGACCTGATTCAAGTTAGGATTGATAAGGCCTTGATTTTTGTTGATTGGATCCAACATTATATCTGTTCTCTGAATTCTATGCTTAGAATTGGATCTGACCACCTTCCTATATGTCTGATGCTTGAGCCTAAAAATGGTCCATGA
- the LOC131875935 gene encoding uncharacterized protein LOC131875935 — MGFQVDPRDRSRASRGPITGATEWDFLTRAANNHWVGLFGVKPTEKSSFPPVSITCDKASGKVALSIPDHVIDHDVDVMALTLVGKFIGPRPNIYSVRVFVSQRWKIKGQVEVLTLPQSFFSFAFSCIEDIMTILSGVHGFSLTLKKWSMNMDMSDAFFETIHVWVKLPELPLEYWHEDIFKGIAGVFGELLSIDPMTTARKIMVYARICVGVSRSKDLPLLVELVLKLRTLVQTIEFESLPFVCLCKKAGHWAKC, encoded by the coding sequence ATGGGTTTTCAAGTGGACCCAAGGGACAGGTCACGAGCTTCTCGGGGTCCTATCACGGGGGCCACAGAATGGGATTTTTTAACTAGAGCCGCGAATAATCATTGGGTTGGTTTATTTGGGGTTAAGCCGACCGAAAAGTCCTCTTTTCCACCTGTTTCTATTACTTGTGATAAGGCTAGTGGAAAGGTTGCTTTGTCGATCCCGGACCATGTGATTGATCACGACGTCGATGTTATGGCACTCACCCTTGTTGGAAAGTTCATTGGACCTAGACCCAACATATACTCAGTGAGGGTCTTTGTTAGTCAAAGGTGGAAGATCAAAGGGCAAGTTGAGGTTTTGACTCTCCCTCAAAGTTTTTTCTCCTTTGCATTCTCATGCATTGAGGACATCATGACTATTCTTTCTGGGGTCCATGGATTCTCCTTAACCCTTAAGAAGTGGAGTATGAATATGGATATGTCTGATGCCTTTTTTGAAACCATTCATGTCTGGGTTAAGTTGCCAGAGCTTCCACTGGAATACTGGCATGAAGATATTTTTAAGGGCATTGCTGGAGTGTTTGGTGAACTTCTATCCATTGACCCTATGACGACGGCTAGGAAAATTATGGTCTATGCTAGGATTTGTGTGGGGGTGTCGAGATCTAAGGATCTTCCTTTGTTGGTTGAGCTGGTGTTGAAGTTGAGAACGCTAGTTCAAACTATTGAGTTTGAATCGTTACCTTTTGTTTGCTTGTGTAAAAAGGCAGGCCATTGggcaaaatgttga